A genomic window from Methanovulcanius yangii includes:
- the ilvC gene encoding ketol-acid reductoisomerase, translating into MIQKYYESDADLGDLADCKIAVIGYGSQGRGQALNLRDSGLDVVIGLRPGKSWEKASADGFEVYDVETAAKMADVVMILLPDETQAAVYRASILPNLKENDCLMFSHGFNIHFGQIVPPPTVDVIMVAPKGPGHMVRRVFEDGGGVPALIAVHQDHTGKARSRALAYAMGIGATRAVVLETDFKEETETDLFGEQAVLCGGMTSLIKSGFETLVEAGYAPEMAYLEVLHECKLIIDLIYEGGFTKMRDSISNTAEFGDLTRGPKVIGPEVKVAMKEVLRQIQDGEFTREWMLENQVGRPVFTSLKRQGEEHQIEKVGKEVRGLMPQFRDLAD; encoded by the coding sequence ATGATTCAGAAATACTACGAATCGGATGCAGACCTTGGAGATCTTGCCGATTGCAAGATCGCTGTCATCGGCTACGGATCACAGGGCCGGGGCCAGGCCCTCAACCTGCGCGACTCGGGTCTTGACGTGGTCATTGGTCTTCGGCCGGGGAAATCCTGGGAGAAGGCCTCCGCTGACGGCTTCGAGGTCTACGATGTCGAGACCGCAGCTAAAATGGCGGATGTAGTAATGATCCTCCTCCCCGACGAGACACAGGCGGCGGTGTACCGGGCATCGATCCTGCCCAACCTGAAGGAGAACGACTGCCTGATGTTCTCCCACGGGTTCAATATCCACTTCGGACAGATCGTGCCCCCCCCCACGGTGGACGTGATCATGGTCGCCCCCAAGGGGCCGGGCCACATGGTGCGGAGGGTCTTCGAGGACGGCGGCGGCGTCCCGGCCCTCATCGCCGTCCACCAGGACCACACGGGCAAGGCACGATCGCGCGCCCTTGCGTATGCAATGGGCATCGGCGCCACCCGTGCGGTCGTCCTCGAGACCGACTTTAAGGAGGAGACCGAGACCGACCTCTTCGGGGAGCAGGCGGTCCTCTGCGGCGGCATGACGTCGCTCATCAAATCCGGGTTCGAGACGCTCGTCGAGGCAGGGTACGCTCCTGAGATGGCCTACCTCGAGGTGCTGCACGAGTGCAAGCTCATCATCGACCTCATCTACGAGGGCGGGTTTACGAAGATGCGGGACTCCATCTCCAATACCGCGGAGTTCGGCGACCTCACCCGCGGGCCGAAGGTCATCGGCCCCGAGGTGAAGGTGGCGATGAAGGAAGTGCTCCGGCAGATCCAGGACGGGGAGTTCACCCGCGAGTGGATGCTCGAGAACCAGGTGGGCCGCCCGGTCTTCACCTCCCTGAAGCGGCAGGGCGAGGAGCACCAGATCGAGAAGGTCGGAAAAGAGGTCCGCGGGCTCATGCCGCAGTTCCGCGACCTTGCCGACTGA
- a CDS encoding M24 family metallopeptidase gives MQGRVPQSELLSRMTRFRTAMDRADPAWKLAAVVSKVNLYYFTGTMQDGLLLIPRDGGAVFWVRKSLERARAESRFGDIRPMGSFRDAAAATSVPATVHMETEVVTLAFLDRFKKHFPCTSVRPADGAIAAIRAVKSAYELSLMEEAGRIHRHVLERRVPELLVGGISEAAFTSSLYPLLVEEGHHGTVRFGMFDTEMLLGQVGFGESSLYPTCFDGPGGSYGMCAAVPLLGSRERTLQKGDLVFVDVGCGVDGYHTDKTMTYVYCGELPEEAVAAHAACVEIQDQIAAMLRPGISPAEIYATVMDGLDTAFLENFMGYGGRRVKFLGHSIGLQIDELPVIARGFAEPLQENMTFALEPKKGIPGVGMVGIENTFVVTPHGGRCLTGTHPGLMPVCRD, from the coding sequence ATGCAAGGACGCGTCCCCCAATCCGAACTCCTCTCCCGGATGACCCGGTTCCGGACTGCGATGGACCGGGCAGACCCGGCATGGAAGCTCGCCGCCGTGGTGAGCAAGGTGAACCTCTACTACTTCACCGGGACGATGCAGGACGGGCTCCTCCTCATCCCCCGCGACGGCGGTGCCGTCTTCTGGGTCCGAAAGAGTCTCGAGCGGGCACGAGCGGAGTCCCGGTTCGGCGACATCCGTCCGATGGGGAGCTTTCGCGATGCGGCGGCAGCAACATCCGTCCCCGCGACCGTCCACATGGAAACGGAGGTGGTCACCCTCGCCTTCCTGGACCGGTTCAAAAAGCACTTCCCCTGCACGAGCGTCCGCCCCGCCGACGGGGCGATCGCCGCCATCCGGGCGGTCAAGAGCGCCTACGAGCTCTCCCTCATGGAAGAGGCGGGCAGGATTCACCGGCACGTCCTCGAACGGCGGGTGCCGGAACTCCTCGTGGGGGGTATCAGCGAGGCGGCGTTTACGAGCTCCCTCTACCCCCTCCTCGTCGAGGAGGGCCACCACGGGACCGTCCGGTTCGGGATGTTCGACACCGAGATGCTCCTCGGGCAGGTGGGGTTCGGGGAGAGCTCCCTCTACCCGACCTGCTTCGACGGCCCCGGCGGGAGCTACGGGATGTGCGCCGCCGTCCCCCTCCTCGGGAGCCGCGAGCGGACACTTCAGAAAGGCGATCTCGTCTTCGTCGACGTCGGCTGCGGGGTCGACGGCTACCACACGGACAAGACGATGACCTACGTCTACTGCGGCGAGCTTCCCGAGGAGGCGGTGGCGGCCCACGCCGCCTGCGTGGAGATACAGGACCAGATAGCGGCGATGCTTCGCCCCGGCATCAGCCCCGCGGAGATCTATGCAACCGTCATGGACGGCCTCGATACGGCGTTTCTCGAAAACTTCATGGGCTACGGGGGGCGGAGGGTGAAGTTCCTCGGCCACAGCATCGGGCTCCAGATCGACGAGCTCCCGGTGATCGCCCGCGGGTTTGCGGAGCCCCTGCAGGAGAACATGACCTTCGCCCTCGAGCCCAAGAAGGGCATCCCCGGCGTCGGGATGGTGGGCATCGAAAACACCTTCGTCGTCACCCCCCACGGCGGACGCTGCCTCACCGGCACCCATCCGGGCCTCATGCCGGTGTGCCGCGATTAG
- a CDS encoding response regulator, with protein MIRILLADDEPSLLEVGKILLEHSGDIEVVTAKNGDEAMDLLRSEHLDAVISDYQMPGMDGITFLKKVRIRYPDMPFLMYTVLGQEDVVISALKNGADYYLPKGDDPGAEFNELATQVRRMVKNNALERALHESEERYRFIIENFNGIAFERKPDLAVIFAHGALERITGYPAEEINGKEISWDILVHQEDLPLIYDAMKEAERDPTLATDIEYRIVTKDGEVRYVQEFAHYLRKKSGKIYAVQGTLYDITERRQMTDQLIAQRDLGLGLAAARSLGEALDLCLTTACKVSEMSFGALYLENPRTEEFEIVRHTGFSDAFIASIRSLDKSTPICRTVAKGECIYSFFDEMKDFLGCEVSHARVQVVLVIPIVYNSSSIGFLLLGSNYPEEISDSSLMSLEVIAFQAGNAIARIWVEEMLAEGERSSGWGDEIRSKTQVD; from the coding sequence ATGATTCGGATACTCCTGGCAGACGACGAGCCCTCCCTCCTCGAGGTGGGCAAGATCCTTCTCGAACATTCCGGGGACATCGAGGTGGTGACGGCCAAGAACGGCGACGAGGCGATGGACCTCCTCAGAAGCGAACACCTCGATGCGGTCATCTCCGACTACCAGATGCCGGGGATGGACGGCATCACGTTTCTCAAAAAGGTGCGTATCCGCTACCCGGACATGCCGTTTCTGATGTACACCGTCCTCGGCCAGGAGGACGTCGTGATAAGCGCCCTGAAAAACGGCGCCGACTATTACCTCCCCAAGGGCGACGACCCCGGCGCCGAGTTCAACGAACTCGCAACACAGGTCCGCCGGATGGTCAAGAACAACGCCCTCGAGCGTGCACTGCACGAGAGCGAGGAGCGCTACCGCTTCATCATCGAGAACTTCAACGGCATCGCCTTCGAGCGCAAGCCCGACCTCGCGGTGATCTTCGCCCACGGGGCACTCGAGCGGATCACGGGCTACCCGGCCGAGGAGATCAATGGCAAGGAGATCTCCTGGGACATCCTCGTCCACCAGGAGGACCTCCCCCTCATCTACGATGCGATGAAGGAGGCGGAGCGCGACCCGACCCTCGCGACCGACATCGAGTACCGCATCGTCACCAAGGACGGCGAGGTGCGGTATGTGCAGGAGTTCGCCCACTACCTCCGCAAGAAGTCCGGCAAAATATACGCGGTGCAGGGCACCCTCTACGACATCACCGAGCGGCGCCAGATGACCGACCAGCTCATCGCCCAGCGCGACCTCGGCCTCGGGCTCGCCGCCGCACGGTCGCTCGGGGAGGCCCTCGACCTCTGCCTTACGACCGCCTGCAAGGTATCGGAGATGTCCTTCGGGGCCCTCTACCTCGAAAACCCGCGGACCGAGGAGTTCGAGATCGTCCGGCACACCGGCTTTTCCGACGCCTTCATCGCCTCCATCCGCTCGCTCGACAAGAGCACCCCCATCTGCCGGACCGTTGCAAAGGGCGAGTGCATCTACTCGTTCTTCGACGAGATGAAGGACTTTCTGGGCTGCGAGGTCTCCCACGCCCGCGTGCAGGTGGTCCTCGTCATCCCCATCGTCTACAACTCGTCCTCCATCGGGTTCCTTCTGCTCGGCTCCAACTACCCCGAGGAGATCTCCGACTCGTCGCTTATGTCCCTCGAGGTGATCGCATTTCAGGCGGGCAACGCGATCGCCCGCATCTGGGTGGAGGAGATGCTCGCGGAGGGCGAGCGCAGCTCCGGCTGGGGCGACGAGATCCGCTCGAAGACGCAGGTCGACTGA